A genomic stretch from Microtus pennsylvanicus isolate mMicPen1 chromosome 11, mMicPen1.hap1, whole genome shotgun sequence includes:
- the LOC142860496 gene encoding uncharacterized protein LOC142860496 → MAKGPFARKPWDPEQMYFASDPESEGLFDKPPPEESHTARAPKSASWAGRKSGRRAGGRASGTRAGQSRKAAARPEPEPKPKEEDPLVEEPLEDEGCYLDHFPHLSIFIYAAIAFSITSCIFTYIHLQLA, encoded by the coding sequence ATGGCTAAAGGTCCCTTTGCGCGCAAGCCGTGGGATCCAGAGCAGATGTATTTCGCCTCTGACCCTGAGTCCGAGGGCCTGTTCGATAAGCCGCCCCCGGAGGAAAGCCACACTGCCCGTGCACCCAAGTCGGCGTCCTGGGCTGGCAGGAAATCTGGTCGGCGCGCTGGCGGGAGAGCTTCTGGGACCCGCGCTGGGCAGTCCCGAAAGGCCGCCGCGCGCCCGGAGCCGGAGCCCAAGCCCAAGGAAGAGGATCCTTTGGTGGAGGAGCCTCTGGAGGACGAGGGCTGCTATCTCGACCACTTTCCGCACCTCTCCATCTTCATCTACGCGGCCATCGCCTTCTCCATTACTTCCTGCATTTTCACCTATATCCATTTGCAGCTTGCCTAA